In the genome of Streptomyces pactum, one region contains:
- the rsmI gene encoding 16S rRNA (cytidine(1402)-2'-O)-methyltransferase — translation MTGTLVLAGTPIGDLADAPPRLATELTAADVIAAEDTRRLRRLTQGLGVQPAGRIVSYFEGNEAARTPELVEALVGGARVVLVTDAGMPSVSDPGYRLVAAAVERGVTVTAVPGPSAVLTALAVSGLPVDRFCFEGFLPRKAGERLGRLREVAEERRTLVYFESPRRLGDTLAAMVEVFGGDRRAAVCRELTKTYEEVRRGPLAELAAWAEEGVLGEITVVVQGAPERARDLEPAELARRVAVREEAGERRKEAIAAVAQETGMPKREVFDAVVAAKNAAAGS, via the coding sequence GTGACTGGAACCCTCGTACTGGCCGGAACGCCCATCGGCGACCTCGCGGACGCGCCCCCGCGACTGGCCACCGAACTCACCGCCGCGGACGTGATCGCCGCCGAGGACACCCGCCGGCTGCGCCGCCTCACCCAGGGGCTCGGTGTGCAGCCGGCCGGCCGGATCGTCTCCTACTTCGAGGGGAACGAGGCCGCCCGCACCCCCGAGCTGGTCGAGGCGCTGGTCGGCGGCGCCCGGGTGGTGCTGGTCACGGACGCCGGCATGCCGTCCGTCTCCGACCCCGGCTACCGGCTGGTGGCCGCCGCCGTGGAGCGCGGGGTCACCGTCACGGCCGTCCCCGGCCCGTCCGCCGTCCTCACCGCGCTCGCCGTCTCCGGGCTGCCGGTGGACCGCTTCTGCTTCGAGGGCTTCCTCCCCCGCAAGGCGGGCGAGCGCCTCGGCCGGCTGCGCGAGGTGGCCGAGGAGCGCCGCACCCTCGTCTACTTCGAGTCGCCGCGCCGGCTGGGGGACACCCTGGCCGCGATGGTGGAGGTCTTCGGCGGCGACCGCCGGGCCGCCGTCTGCCGCGAGCTGACCAAGACCTACGAGGAGGTCCGGCGCGGGCCGCTCGCCGAACTGGCCGCGTGGGCGGAGGAGGGCGTCCTGGGGGAGATCACCGTGGTGGTCCAGGGCGCCCCGGAGCGCGCCCGGGACCTGGAGCCCGCCGAGCTGGCCCGCCGGGTCGCGGTGCGCGAGGAGGCGGGGGAGCGCCGCAAGGAGGCGATCGCGGCGGTGGCCCAGGAGACCGGGATGCCCAAGCGGGAGGTCTTCGACGCGGTGGTGGCGGCGAAGAACGCCGCGGCGGGGAGCTAG
- a CDS encoding dolichyl-phosphate-mannose--protein mannosyltransferase, with the protein MTSDTAPRAQHGEAVGRPPSWQRRLRRFGYAGRPHTDVRDRLVPPYAEPDVRLFTVLGFGSATADRLARWSGWIGPLVVALFAGLLRFWRLDSPNQVIFDETYYPKDAWSLLHHGFETNWPEKSDERILQGDIPMLDTPAYVVHPPVGKWVIAIGEHFFGLNPFGWRFMVALLGTLSVLMVCRIGRRLLRSTFLGCLAGVLLAVDGLHFVMSRTALLDLVLMFFILAAFGCLLVDRDKARARLAAALPVGADGLARPDAGVAGRLALGPRPWRIAAGVCLGLACGTKWNGLYVLAAFGLMTVLWDLGSRRVAGARRPYRTVARRDLPWAFLSTVPVALGVYLVSWTGWFVNSGTYQKGIGWQGSGYFRHWAESPKPGGGGFSDDGPLAGLINPLISFWHYEHEVYKFHVGLHDDHIYQSNPWSWLIQSRPVSYFYESPRPGVDGCPADARDKCAREVLALGTPLLWWAACFALVYLLFRWAMRRDWRAGAILCGVAAGYLPWFLYQERTIFSFYAVVFVPFLCLAVAMMIGALLGPPGATEGRRALGAVASGTLVLLILWNFIYFFPLYTGQAIPVDDWRGRIWLDSWV; encoded by the coding sequence GTGACCAGTGACACCGCGCCCCGGGCCCAGCACGGCGAAGCGGTCGGCCGGCCGCCCTCCTGGCAGCGCCGGCTGCGCCGCTTCGGGTACGCCGGGCGCCCGCACACCGACGTACGCGACCGGCTGGTGCCGCCGTACGCGGAGCCGGACGTGCGGCTGTTCACGGTGCTGGGGTTCGGCTCCGCGACGGCGGACCGGCTGGCCCGGTGGTCCGGCTGGATCGGGCCGCTGGTGGTGGCGCTCTTCGCCGGACTGCTGCGCTTCTGGCGGCTGGACAGCCCGAACCAGGTGATATTCGACGAGACGTACTACCCCAAGGACGCCTGGTCGCTGCTGCACCACGGGTTCGAGACCAACTGGCCGGAGAAGTCCGACGAACGGATTCTCCAAGGTGACATCCCGATGCTGGACACCCCGGCGTACGTGGTGCACCCGCCGGTCGGCAAGTGGGTCATCGCGATCGGGGAGCACTTCTTCGGCCTCAACCCGTTCGGCTGGCGCTTCATGGTGGCGCTGCTGGGCACCCTGTCGGTGCTGATGGTCTGCCGGATCGGGCGGCGGCTGCTGCGCTCGACGTTCCTGGGCTGCCTGGCCGGGGTGCTGCTGGCGGTGGACGGGCTGCACTTCGTGATGAGCCGCACCGCGCTGCTCGACCTGGTGCTGATGTTCTTCATCCTGGCGGCCTTCGGCTGCCTGCTGGTGGACCGGGACAAGGCCCGCGCCCGGCTGGCCGCGGCGCTGCCGGTGGGCGCGGACGGCCTCGCCCGGCCGGACGCGGGGGTCGCCGGGCGGCTGGCCCTGGGCCCGCGGCCCTGGCGGATCGCGGCCGGGGTGTGCCTGGGGCTGGCCTGCGGCACCAAGTGGAACGGCCTGTACGTGCTGGCCGCGTTCGGGCTGATGACGGTGTTGTGGGACCTGGGCTCACGGCGGGTGGCCGGGGCCCGCCGCCCCTACCGGACGGTGGCCCGCCGCGATCTGCCGTGGGCCTTCCTGTCCACCGTGCCGGTGGCGCTCGGGGTGTACCTGGTGTCCTGGACCGGCTGGTTCGTCAACAGCGGCACCTACCAGAAGGGCATCGGCTGGCAGGGCAGCGGCTACTTCCGGCACTGGGCGGAGTCACCGAAGCCGGGCGGCGGCGGGTTCAGCGACGACGGGCCGCTGGCCGGGCTGATCAACCCGCTGATCAGCTTCTGGCACTACGAGCACGAGGTCTACAAGTTCCACGTCGGCCTGCACGACGACCACATCTACCAGTCCAACCCGTGGAGCTGGCTGATCCAGTCGCGTCCGGTCTCCTACTTCTACGAGTCCCCACGGCCCGGGGTGGACGGCTGCCCCGCGGACGCCCGGGACAAGTGCGCCCGCGAGGTGCTGGCGCTGGGCACCCCGCTGCTGTGGTGGGCGGCCTGTTTCGCGCTGGTGTACCTGCTCTTCCGGTGGGCGATGCGGCGCGACTGGCGGGCCGGGGCGATCCTGTGCGGGGTCGCGGCCGGCTACCTGCCGTGGTTCCTCTACCAGGAGCGGACGATCTTCTCCTTCTACGCGGTGGTGTTCGTCCCGTTCCTCTGCCTGGCGGTGGCCATGATGATCGGCGCGCTGCTCGGACCGCCGGGCGCCACCGAGGGGCGCCGGGCGCTGGGCGCGGTGGCCTCCGGCACCCTGGTGCTGCTGATCCTGTGGAACTTCATCTACTTCTTCCCCCTCTACACCGGGCAGGCGATCCCGGTCGACGACTGGCGCGGCCGGATATGGCTGGACAGCTGGGTCTGA
- a CDS encoding penicillin-binding transpeptidase domain-containing protein, whose protein sequence is MRKGARAAVAGGVFAVLLGVAGCGGGDSSGPDGGAAGDAPAARKKTGPPDATEVEDTAERFLKAWAAGDAAGAAALTDDPEAAETALTSFRKDAHVSEVELRAGRPTGAKVAFTVDARIAFQGKRAPLTYSSALTVVRDEAAGKAVVDWAPAVVHPKLRAGDTLRTGPAEAPPIKAVDRDGKELRAADHPALKAVLDGLRERYGDEAGGTAGVETYIARADGKGKDKGKGGAGEKDGDAGKLPDETLKVLSKGTPGTLRTTIDADLQSAAERAVGSRSKAAVVAVKPSTGEILAVANSPADGFNMAFQGSLAPGSTMKVISSAMLIDKGLAGYGKQHPCPKFFSYGGWKFQNDDKFEIAGGTFAQSFARSCNTAFISQAPKLSDDDLTKEARDVFGIGLNWQVGVATFDGAVPVQKDAPMAASLIGQGGVRMNPLNMASVAATVRSGVFRQPYLVAPSLDGRALAKAPRALKPSTAEQLRDLMRLTATSGTAAKAMAGVGGDMGAKTGSAEVDGQEKPNGWFTAYRGDLAAAAVVPASGHGGDTAGPIVASVLKAG, encoded by the coding sequence ATGCGGAAGGGCGCCAGAGCCGCGGTCGCCGGTGGAGTGTTCGCCGTACTCCTGGGGGTGGCCGGGTGCGGAGGCGGTGACTCCTCCGGTCCGGACGGCGGTGCGGCGGGGGACGCGCCGGCCGCGCGGAAGAAGACCGGGCCGCCGGACGCGACCGAGGTCGAGGACACCGCCGAGCGCTTCCTGAAGGCGTGGGCGGCGGGCGACGCCGCCGGGGCCGCCGCGCTGACCGACGACCCGGAGGCCGCCGAGACGGCGCTGACCTCCTTCCGCAAGGACGCCCACGTGTCCGAGGTGGAGCTGCGGGCAGGGCGCCCCACCGGGGCGAAGGTCGCGTTCACGGTGGACGCCCGGATCGCCTTCCAGGGGAAGCGGGCGCCGCTGACCTACTCCTCCGCGCTGACCGTGGTGCGGGACGAGGCCGCCGGGAAGGCGGTGGTGGACTGGGCGCCGGCGGTGGTGCACCCGAAGCTGCGCGCCGGTGACACCCTGCGGACCGGGCCCGCCGAGGCCCCGCCGATCAAGGCCGTGGACCGCGACGGCAAGGAGCTGCGCGCCGCCGACCACCCGGCGCTCAAGGCGGTGCTCGACGGGCTGCGGGAACGGTACGGCGACGAGGCCGGCGGCACGGCGGGCGTGGAGACGTACATCGCCCGCGCCGACGGCAAGGGCAAGGACAAGGGGAAGGGCGGCGCCGGGGAGAAGGACGGGGACGCCGGGAAGCTGCCGGACGAGACGCTGAAGGTGCTCTCCAAGGGAACCCCGGGCACCCTCCGCACCACCATCGACGCGGATCTGCAGAGCGCCGCCGAGCGGGCGGTGGGCAGCCGGTCCAAGGCCGCGGTGGTGGCCGTCAAGCCCAGCACCGGGGAGATCCTGGCGGTCGCCAACTCCCCCGCGGACGGCTTCAACATGGCCTTCCAGGGCTCGCTGGCGCCCGGTTCCACGATGAAGGTGATCAGCTCCGCGATGCTGATCGACAAGGGGCTCGCCGGATACGGCAAGCAGCACCCGTGCCCCAAGTTCTTCTCCTACGGCGGCTGGAAGTTCCAGAACGACGACAAGTTCGAGATAGCGGGCGGCACCTTCGCGCAGAGCTTCGCCCGCTCCTGCAACACCGCGTTCATCAGCCAGGCGCCGAAGCTCTCCGACGACGACCTCACCAAGGAGGCCCGGGACGTCTTCGGGATCGGCCTCAACTGGCAGGTGGGCGTGGCGACGTTCGACGGGGCGGTGCCGGTGCAGAAGGACGCGCCGATGGCGGCGTCGCTGATCGGCCAGGGCGGGGTGCGGATGAACCCGCTCAACATGGCGTCGGTGGCGGCCACCGTGCGCAGCGGGGTGTTCCGCCAGCCGTACCTGGTCGCGCCGTCGCTGGACGGCCGTGCGCTCGCCAAGGCGCCGCGGGCCCTGAAGCCGTCCACCGCCGAGCAGTTGCGGGACCTGATGCGGCTCACCGCCACCTCGGGGACCGCGGCGAAGGCGATGGCCGGGGTCGGCGGGGACATGGGGGCCAAGACCGGTTCGGCGGAGGTGGACGGACAGGAGAAGCCGAACGGCTGGTTCACCGCCTACCGGGGTGATCTGGCGGCGGCGGCCGTGGTCCCGGCGTCCGGGCACGGCGGGGACACCGCCGGTCCGATCGTGGCGTCGGTGCTCAAGGCCGGCTGA
- a CDS encoding DUF1876 domain-containing protein: MGENWNVQLSITVMDRVTLCEARLTGKGEQMLVGEGSARVNPADENVPSIGDELAASRALSDLSHQLLNAAVQDIERHTHEQVRDLAE; the protein is encoded by the coding sequence ATGGGCGAGAACTGGAACGTACAGCTGAGCATCACCGTGATGGACCGGGTCACCCTCTGCGAGGCGCGGCTCACCGGCAAGGGCGAGCAGATGCTGGTCGGCGAGGGGTCGGCACGGGTCAACCCCGCCGACGAGAACGTGCCCTCGATCGGTGACGAACTCGCCGCCTCCCGAGCCCTGTCCGACCTCTCCCACCAGCTGCTGAACGCGGCGGTCCAGGACATCGAACGGCACACCCACGAACAGGTGCGCGACCTGGCGGAGTAA
- a CDS encoding serine hydrolase domain-containing protein, whose translation MVDVQGTVADGFEPVRDAFAENFARRGERGAALALYLHGRKVADLWGGTRDADGGEPWTRETAQVVRSATKGVAAAVPLLLHQRGQLDLDAPVGRYWPEFKAAGKERVLVRHLLSHRAGVPALDTPLTPAEALDGDSGPRAVAAQRPLWEPGTDHGYHAQTFSWTVGELVRRVTGRSIGRWVAEEIARPLGLGLWIGLPEAERHRVGRIGTVEPPPVPASAGLRVRPKRSVAEAYQDPESLTRRAFAAITPAPDENDPAYRAAELAASGGVATADGLARFYAALIGPVPFGRRLFAPATVTLARTEESVGPDRVLVVSTRFGLGYMLHGPSSPLLGPGSFGHPGRGGSLAFADPESGLGFGYVTNGMQRGVTADPRAQALVRAVRKVLAG comes from the coding sequence GTGGTGGACGTCCAGGGCACGGTGGCGGACGGCTTCGAACCGGTCCGGGACGCCTTCGCCGAGAATTTCGCGCGGCGCGGTGAGCGGGGCGCCGCCCTCGCCCTGTATCTGCACGGCCGCAAGGTCGCCGACCTGTGGGGCGGCACCCGGGACGCCGACGGCGGTGAGCCGTGGACCCGGGAGACCGCGCAGGTCGTGCGTTCCGCCACCAAGGGGGTGGCCGCCGCCGTGCCGCTCCTGCTGCACCAGCGCGGACAGCTCGACCTGGACGCCCCGGTGGGCCGGTACTGGCCGGAGTTCAAGGCGGCCGGCAAGGAACGGGTGCTGGTGCGCCACCTGCTCTCGCACCGCGCCGGGGTCCCGGCCCTGGACACCCCGCTCACCCCGGCCGAGGCGCTCGACGGGGACTCCGGGCCGCGGGCCGTCGCCGCGCAGCGCCCGCTGTGGGAGCCGGGCACCGACCACGGCTACCACGCGCAGACCTTCAGCTGGACGGTGGGAGAGCTGGTCCGCCGGGTCACCGGACGGAGCATCGGCCGGTGGGTCGCCGAGGAGATCGCCCGGCCGCTGGGGCTGGGCCTGTGGATCGGGCTGCCGGAGGCCGAACGTCACCGGGTCGGCCGGATCGGCACCGTCGAGCCCCCGCCGGTGCCCGCCTCGGCCGGGCTGAGGGTACGCCCCAAGCGCTCGGTCGCCGAGGCGTACCAGGACCCGGAGTCGCTGACCCGCCGGGCGTTCGCCGCCATCACCCCGGCCCCCGACGAGAACGACCCCGCCTACCGCGCCGCGGAACTCGCCGCCTCCGGCGGGGTCGCCACCGCGGACGGACTGGCCCGCTTCTACGCGGCGCTCATCGGCCCGGTGCCGTTCGGTCGCCGGCTGTTCGCCCCCGCCACCGTCACCCTGGCCCGGACCGAGGAGTCGGTGGGCCCGGACCGGGTGCTGGTGGTCAGCACCCGGTTCGGCCTGGGCTACATGCTGCACGGTCCCTCCTCCCCGCTGCTGGGCCCCGGCTCCTTCGGCCACCCCGGCCGCGGCGGCTCGCTCGCCTTCGCCGACCCCGAGTCGGGCCTGGGCTTCGGCTACGTCACCAACGGCATGCAACGCGGGGTGACCGCCGACCCCCGCGCCCAGGCCCTGGTGCGCGCGGTACGCAAGGTGCTCGCCGGGTAG
- a CDS encoding MDR family MFS transporter, translating into MTTATGEAPAPAPPAALGRRQTNLVFITIVLGMLLAALDQTIVSTALPTIVADLGGGGHMAWVVTAYLLAETVSTVLVGRFGDLFGRKVVFQVSAVVFVGGSVVAGAANSMPVLIVARAVQGAGGGGLMVTAMALIADVIPLRRRGKYQGALGAVFGVTTVVGPTLGGLFTDHASWRWCFYVNVPVAAVMIVMAARTVPVVRSAVRPVIDYAGIVLVALGASGLVLALEWGGDEYAWGSAVIIGLFAASVLLLTGFVLVELRAREPMLPMRLFRNPVFTVCSVLSFIVGFSMLGALTYLPTYLQFVDGVSATASGVRTLPMIVGLLGTSILSGVVVGRTGRYRYFPVAGCAVMAVGLYLMSTMGPDTGVWLVSLYMFVLGLGIGLAMQVLTIAVQNTVPYHELGSATSGVTFFRTLGSSFGTAIFGTLYSGDLGPRLRAALAGSPDVPPEVAQNPQALRELPDERAAPFVRAYADTINHVFQWVVPVAAAGFVIAWFLKEVPLRDSARAEALDLGEGFSAPDSPDAERQLERAVAGVLRRASGPVGRQLLAASGSPLGAAETWVLGQIHWRDRLHGRALLSEVAAAHRVPPEVLAPAVAGTAAAGYARLEGDELSLTARGRTEIERLRAAWRAWLDERLEDWDLSDPVHRERLDRSLDRIAALLLEESEEHADEFAARAP; encoded by the coding sequence ATGACCACGGCCACCGGCGAGGCGCCCGCCCCGGCGCCGCCCGCGGCCCTCGGCCGCCGCCAGACCAACCTGGTGTTCATCACGATCGTGCTGGGCATGCTGCTGGCCGCGCTGGACCAGACCATCGTCTCCACCGCGCTGCCGACGATCGTGGCGGACCTGGGGGGCGGCGGGCACATGGCCTGGGTGGTGACCGCCTACCTGCTGGCCGAGACGGTCTCCACGGTGCTGGTCGGCAGGTTCGGCGACCTCTTCGGCCGCAAGGTGGTCTTCCAGGTCAGCGCGGTCGTCTTCGTCGGCGGCTCGGTGGTGGCCGGGGCCGCGAACAGCATGCCGGTGCTGATCGTGGCGCGGGCGGTGCAGGGTGCGGGCGGCGGCGGGCTGATGGTCACCGCGATGGCGCTCATCGCCGATGTGATCCCGCTGCGGCGGCGCGGCAAGTACCAGGGCGCGCTGGGGGCGGTGTTCGGGGTGACCACCGTGGTCGGCCCGACGCTGGGCGGCCTCTTCACCGACCACGCGTCCTGGCGGTGGTGCTTCTACGTCAACGTGCCGGTCGCCGCGGTGATGATCGTCATGGCGGCCCGGACCGTGCCGGTGGTGCGCTCCGCGGTCCGGCCGGTGATCGACTACGCGGGCATCGTGCTGGTGGCGCTGGGCGCGTCCGGGCTGGTGCTGGCGCTGGAGTGGGGCGGTGACGAGTACGCCTGGGGCTCGGCCGTGATCATCGGGCTGTTCGCCGCCTCGGTCCTGCTGCTGACCGGATTCGTCCTGGTGGAGCTGCGGGCCCGGGAGCCGATGCTGCCGATGCGGCTGTTCCGCAACCCGGTCTTCACGGTGTGCTCGGTGCTCAGTTTCATCGTGGGTTTCTCGATGCTGGGCGCGCTCACCTATCTGCCGACGTATCTGCAGTTCGTGGACGGGGTGTCGGCGACCGCGTCGGGGGTGCGCACGCTGCCGATGATCGTGGGGCTGCTGGGCACCTCGATCCTGTCCGGCGTGGTGGTCGGCCGCACCGGCCGCTACCGCTACTTCCCCGTCGCGGGCTGCGCGGTGATGGCGGTGGGCCTGTACCTGATGTCCACGATGGGTCCGGACACCGGGGTGTGGCTGGTGTCGCTGTACATGTTCGTGCTGGGCCTCGGCATCGGTCTGGCGATGCAGGTGCTCACCATCGCGGTGCAGAACACCGTGCCGTACCACGAGCTGGGCTCGGCGACCTCCGGGGTGACCTTCTTCCGTACGCTCGGCAGCTCCTTCGGCACCGCGATCTTCGGCACCCTCTACAGCGGTGACCTGGGTCCCCGGCTGCGGGCCGCGCTGGCCGGGTCGCCGGACGTGCCGCCGGAGGTGGCGCAGAACCCGCAGGCGTTGCGGGAACTGCCGGACGAGCGGGCGGCGCCGTTCGTCCGCGCCTACGCGGACACCATCAACCACGTCTTCCAGTGGGTGGTGCCGGTGGCCGCCGCCGGGTTCGTGATCGCCTGGTTCCTGAAGGAGGTGCCGCTGCGGGACAGTGCCCGCGCCGAGGCGCTCGACCTGGGTGAGGGGTTCTCCGCCCCGGACTCCCCGGACGCCGAACGGCAGCTGGAACGGGCGGTGGCCGGGGTGCTGCGGCGGGCCAGCGGGCCGGTGGGCCGGCAGCTGCTGGCCGCCTCGGGCAGCCCGCTGGGCGCGGCGGAGACGTGGGTGCTGGGGCAGATCCACTGGCGGGACCGGCTGCACGGGCGGGCGCTGCTCAGCGAGGTGGCGGCGGCGCACCGGGTGCCGCCGGAGGTGCTGGCGCCGGCGGTGGCCGGTACCGCCGCGGCCGGCTACGCCCGGCTGGAGGGGGACGAGCTGTCGCTGACGGCGCGCGGCCGGACGGAGATCGAGCGGTTGCGCGCGGCGTGGCGGGCCTGGCTGGACGAGCGGCTGGAGGACTGGGACCTGTCGGACCCGGTCCACCGGGAGCGGCTGGACCGGTCGCTGGACCGGATCGCCGCGCTGCTGCTGGAGGAGTCCGAGGAGCACGCGGACGAGTTCGCGGCCCGCGCGCCGTGA
- a CDS encoding MMPL family transporter, which produces MATFLYKLGRFSFKKRRFVALFWVALLAVAGVGAGTATPPANDEFSIPGTEAQKAFDLLEERIPGSSADGASARVVFRAPKGESMNDAENKAVVAKVIKELESTSDEIASVADPYTTGAVSPKDGGTTAYVLVSYKVNAMELDKDSKEALKDAGEEARDSGLTVEIGGDALEEMPETGTTEIIGLVVSAIVLGITFSSLVAAGMPLLTAVIGVGIGISSITALASTLGLSSTTSILAMMIGLAVGIDYALFIVSRYRAELAEGRENEEAAGRAVGTAGSAVVFAGLTVVIALVGLAVVNIPVLTKMGMAAASTVVIAVLIAISLIPALLGFAGKRVYGKKARQRLADTGSPEKSDKPNMGTRWARAILRRPVAVLLIGVIGLGAAAVPAASLELGLPDDGYQPTSSTKRQAYDMISEGFGPGYNGPLMVAIDLKGVEDAKGAATQAQETIAGLKGAAAVTPPQLTKAGDTATLTVISKYKPSSVDTEDLVMDIRDEAKKIKADTGAEVLVTGTTAVNIDISAKLNDALVPYLLLVVGLAFLLLMIVFRSVLVPLKAALGFLLSVVAALGAVVAVFQWGWLGAIFGVEETGPIMSMMPIFMIGVVFGLAMDYEVFLVTRMREAFVHGERPGEAIVTGFRHGARVVTAAAVIMIAVFSGFIGSSDQMVKMIGFGLATAVLFDAFVVRMTIVPAVLALLGKSAWWLPKWLDKALPNVDVEGEQLQKQLSSDAAPQDPDPNPDRLTRV; this is translated from the coding sequence GTGGCCACGTTCCTTTACAAACTAGGCCGTTTCTCCTTCAAGAAACGACGCTTCGTCGCGTTGTTCTGGGTCGCGCTGCTCGCTGTCGCCGGTGTCGGCGCCGGCACCGCGACCCCGCCCGCCAACGACGAGTTCTCCATCCCCGGCACGGAGGCCCAGAAGGCCTTCGACCTGCTGGAGGAGCGGATCCCCGGCTCCAGCGCCGACGGCGCCTCCGCGCGCGTGGTCTTCCGCGCCCCCAAGGGCGAGTCCATGAACGACGCGGAGAACAAGGCCGTCGTCGCCAAGGTCATCAAGGAACTCGAATCCACCTCGGACGAGATCGCCTCGGTGGCCGACCCGTACACCACCGGGGCCGTGAGTCCGAAGGACGGCGGCACCACCGCGTACGTCCTGGTCTCGTACAAGGTCAACGCGATGGAGCTGGACAAGGACTCCAAGGAGGCCCTGAAGGACGCGGGCGAGGAGGCCCGCGACTCGGGGCTGACGGTGGAGATCGGCGGTGACGCGCTGGAGGAGATGCCCGAGACCGGGACCACCGAGATCATCGGCCTGGTCGTCTCCGCGATCGTCCTCGGCATCACCTTCAGCTCGCTGGTCGCCGCCGGTATGCCGCTGCTGACGGCGGTGATCGGCGTGGGCATCGGTATCTCCTCGATCACCGCACTCGCCTCGACGCTGGGTCTGTCGTCCACCACCTCGATCCTGGCGATGATGATCGGCCTCGCGGTCGGCATCGACTACGCGCTGTTCATCGTCTCCCGCTACCGCGCCGAACTGGCCGAGGGCCGGGAGAACGAGGAGGCGGCCGGCCGGGCGGTCGGCACCGCCGGCTCCGCGGTCGTCTTCGCCGGTCTCACCGTGGTGATCGCCCTGGTCGGCCTGGCGGTCGTCAACATCCCGGTGCTGACGAAGATGGGCATGGCCGCCGCGAGCACCGTGGTCATCGCCGTCCTCATCGCCATCAGCCTGATCCCCGCACTGCTGGGCTTCGCGGGCAAGCGGGTCTACGGCAAGAAGGCCCGGCAGCGGCTGGCCGACACCGGCTCGCCGGAGAAGTCCGACAAGCCGAACATGGGCACCCGCTGGGCGCGCGCCATACTCCGGCGCCCGGTGGCCGTGCTGCTCATCGGCGTGATCGGCCTGGGCGCCGCCGCGGTGCCGGCCGCCAGCCTGGAGCTGGGCCTGCCGGACGACGGCTACCAGCCGACCTCCAGCACCAAGCGCCAGGCGTACGACATGATCAGCGAGGGCTTCGGCCCCGGCTACAACGGCCCGCTGATGGTCGCCATCGACCTCAAGGGCGTCGAGGACGCCAAGGGTGCCGCCACGCAGGCCCAGGAGACCATCGCCGGTCTCAAGGGCGCCGCGGCCGTCACGCCGCCGCAGCTCACCAAGGCCGGTGACACCGCCACCCTGACGGTGATCTCCAAGTACAAGCCGAGCAGCGTCGACACCGAAGACCTGGTCATGGACATCCGTGACGAGGCGAAGAAGATCAAGGCCGACACCGGAGCCGAGGTCCTGGTGACCGGCACCACGGCCGTGAACATCGACATCTCCGCGAAGCTCAACGACGCGCTGGTGCCCTACCTGCTGCTCGTCGTCGGCCTCGCCTTCCTGCTGCTGATGATCGTCTTCCGCTCGGTGCTGGTGCCGCTGAAGGCCGCCCTGGGCTTCCTGCTCTCGGTGGTCGCCGCGCTCGGCGCGGTGGTCGCGGTCTTCCAGTGGGGCTGGCTCGGCGCGATCTTCGGGGTCGAGGAGACCGGTCCGATCATGAGCATGATGCCGATCTTCATGATCGGTGTGGTGTTCGGTCTGGCCATGGACTACGAGGTCTTCCTCGTCACCCGGATGCGCGAGGCGTTCGTCCACGGCGAGCGTCCCGGCGAGGCCATCGTGACCGGCTTCCGCCACGGCGCCCGGGTGGTCACCGCGGCCGCGGTCATCATGATCGCCGTGTTCTCCGGCTTCATCGGCTCCAGCGATCAGATGGTCAAGATGATCGGCTTCGGTCTGGCCACCGCGGTCCTCTTCGACGCCTTCGTGGTCCGTATGACCATCGTTCCGGCGGTGCTCGCGCTGCTCGGCAAGTCCGCCTGGTGGCTGCCGAAGTGGCTCGACAAGGCGCTGCCCAACGTGGACGTGGAGGGCGAGCAGCTGCAGAAGCAGCTGTCCTCCGACGCGGCCCCGCAGGACCCGGACCCGAACCCGGACCGGCTCACCCGCGTGTGA
- a CDS encoding TetR/AcrR family transcriptional regulator, protein MRTDDGSVETTPSRRTRLTPERENELYEAVVDLLAEVGYESLTMDAVAARTRSSKATLYRQWKSKPQLVATALRNTKPVSLQQINTGSLRGDLREVVLWGRERPEQDAALMRALAQAAHQNPDLHQALRELLVAPEMAALDQTLKRAVDRGEVAADRPALNYVPHMICGAFVARPLIDGEPADPDYLLTYIDAVVLPALGV, encoded by the coding sequence ATGCGTACGGATGACGGCTCGGTGGAGACGACGCCCTCGCGGCGCACCCGGCTCACCCCCGAGCGGGAGAACGAGCTGTACGAGGCCGTGGTGGACCTCCTCGCGGAGGTCGGCTACGAGAGCCTCACGATGGATGCCGTGGCGGCGCGCACGCGGTCCAGCAAGGCGACACTCTACCGGCAGTGGAAGAGCAAGCCGCAGCTGGTGGCGACCGCGCTGCGGAACACCAAACCCGTGTCGCTGCAGCAGATCAACACCGGATCGCTCCGCGGCGATCTGCGTGAGGTGGTGCTCTGGGGCAGGGAACGACCCGAACAGGACGCGGCGCTGATGCGCGCGCTGGCCCAGGCCGCGCACCAGAACCCCGACCTCCACCAGGCGCTCCGGGAGTTGCTCGTCGCCCCGGAGATGGCCGCCCTCGACCAGACGTTGAAGCGTGCCGTGGACCGCGGTGAGGTCGCCGCGGACCGCCCGGCCCTGAACTACGTGCCGCACATGATCTGCGGCGCGTTCGTCGCCCGGCCGCTGATCGACGGCGAACCGGCCGACCCCGACTACCTGCTCACGTACATCGACGCCGTGGTTCTCCCCGCCCTCGGAGTCTGA